One genomic segment of Microbacterium sp. ProA8 includes these proteins:
- the deoC gene encoding deoxyribose-phosphate aldolase has translation MSGTSIVTLPERAVELLGGQPDDTTLRRYLHGLPGVDAVGLEQRAASLGTRSIKTTSKAWALDKIIELIDLTTLEGADTPGKVRSLVAKALNPDASDPTCPRVAAVCVYGDMVPSAVEALGSAHGDPDEGGVSVAAVATAFPSGRASLDIKLADTADAVAHGADEIDMVIDRGAFLAGRYGLVFDQIARVKQACRREDGTYASLKVILETGELNTYDNIKRASWLAILAGGDFIKTSTGKVQPAATLPVTLLMLEVVRDWHRATGEKVGVKPAGGIRTSKDAIKYLVTVAETVGEEWLQPHLFRYGASSLLNDVLLQRQKLKTGHYSGADYVTID, from the coding sequence ATGTCAGGCACCTCCATCGTGACGCTCCCCGAGCGGGCCGTCGAGCTGCTCGGCGGGCAGCCCGACGACACCACCCTCCGGCGCTATCTGCACGGTCTCCCCGGCGTCGACGCCGTCGGCCTCGAGCAGCGGGCCGCCTCGCTCGGCACCCGCTCGATCAAGACCACCTCCAAGGCGTGGGCGCTCGACAAGATCATCGAGCTGATCGACCTCACCACCCTCGAGGGCGCCGACACACCCGGCAAGGTGCGCTCGCTCGTCGCGAAGGCGCTGAACCCGGATGCCTCCGACCCGACCTGTCCGCGCGTGGCGGCCGTCTGCGTGTACGGCGACATGGTGCCCTCCGCGGTGGAGGCGCTCGGATCGGCGCACGGCGACCCCGATGAGGGGGGAGTGAGTGTGGCCGCGGTCGCCACCGCGTTCCCGAGCGGTCGCGCGTCGCTCGACATCAAGCTCGCCGACACCGCCGATGCCGTCGCCCACGGCGCGGACGAGATCGACATGGTCATCGACCGCGGGGCGTTCCTCGCCGGGCGCTACGGACTCGTCTTCGACCAGATCGCGCGGGTCAAGCAGGCCTGCCGCCGCGAGGACGGCACGTACGCCTCCCTCAAGGTGATCCTCGAGACGGGTGAGCTCAACACCTACGACAACATCAAGCGCGCGTCGTGGCTGGCCATCCTCGCGGGCGGCGACTTCATCAAGACCTCGACCGGCAAGGTGCAGCCGGCGGCGACCCTGCCGGTCACGCTCCTCATGCTCGAGGTGGTGCGCGACTGGCACCGTGCGACCGGTGAGAAGGTCGGCGTCAAGCCGGCGGGCGGCATCCGCACGTCGAAGGACGCCATCAAGTACCTCGTGACCGTCGCCGAGACCGTGGGCGAGGAATGGCTGCAGCCGCACCTGTTCCGCTACGGGGCATCGAGCCTCCTCAACGACGTACTGCTGCAGCGCCAGAAGCTGAAGACCGGTCACTACTCCGGTGCCGACTACGTGACCATCGACTGA
- a CDS encoding sugar-binding domain-containing protein, protein MDAVDELLSIRAAELYYEENLTQEEIGRNLQITRWKVGRLLTQAKDEGFVRIEILHSRARRPQLERRLRDERGVAAIVVSRAGVRNEDELQQRVTQAAADHLTALRPSPRVLGVSWGRTLSDIAHHLRDGWSSGTDVVQINGGVSMSQRPGTAAATAVSIAQKGGGAAALLPSPAILEHRATKEAIEADRVVARILETAGSADAYLFSAGAADHRSVHVDSGYLTPNDIDRLVAAGAVGDVVGRYIGADGRIVDHDLDARTVGISLDALRRADVAIAVIAGEAKRAIADAVVASGLCSLLVTDESTAHHLLDR, encoded by the coding sequence GTGGACGCCGTCGACGAACTTCTCTCGATCCGGGCCGCCGAGCTCTACTACGAAGAGAACCTCACGCAGGAGGAGATCGGCCGCAATCTGCAGATCACCCGCTGGAAGGTGGGGCGCCTGCTCACCCAGGCCAAGGACGAGGGATTCGTCCGCATCGAGATCCTGCATTCCCGCGCTCGCCGTCCGCAGCTCGAGCGGCGCCTCCGCGACGAACGCGGCGTCGCGGCGATCGTGGTCTCGCGCGCGGGGGTCCGCAACGAGGACGAGCTGCAGCAGCGCGTCACGCAGGCGGCGGCCGACCACCTCACGGCGCTGCGGCCGAGCCCGCGCGTGCTCGGTGTCAGCTGGGGACGCACGCTGTCCGACATCGCGCACCACCTTCGCGACGGCTGGTCCTCGGGCACGGACGTCGTGCAGATCAACGGCGGTGTGAGCATGAGCCAGCGCCCGGGCACCGCGGCCGCCACGGCGGTCAGCATCGCGCAGAAGGGCGGCGGCGCCGCGGCACTGCTGCCGAGTCCCGCGATCCTCGAGCACCGGGCGACGAAGGAGGCGATCGAGGCCGACCGCGTCGTCGCCCGCATCCTCGAGACCGCAGGGTCCGCCGACGCGTACCTGTTCAGCGCCGGTGCGGCCGATCACCGCTCGGTCCACGTCGACAGCGGCTACCTCACGCCGAACGACATCGACCGCCTGGTCGCGGCCGGTGCGGTCGGCGACGTGGTCGGGCGCTACATCGGCGCCGACGGCCGCATCGTCGACCACGACCTCGATGCCCGCACCGTCGGCATCTCCCTCGACGCCCTCCGCCGCGCCGACGTGGCCATCGCCGTCATCGCGGGCGAGGCCAAGCGCGCGATCGCGGACGCCGTGGTCGCCTCGGGCCTCTGCTCGCTGCTCGTCACCGACGAATCGACGGCACATCACCTGCTCGACAGGTGA
- a CDS encoding bifunctional riboflavin kinase/FAD synthetase, whose translation MIVFRDPRDVPAGFGPSVVAIGKFDGVHSGHRAVIDRARVDAEASGARVVAVTFDRNPLALLRPELCPASLVGVDQKLRLLADAGVDATLMLTFDRALADLGAREFVEHVLVGALGVRIVMVGADFRFGRGGAGNPELLRELGREFGFDVDVVDDVRAIDAGRRVSSTWVRELLDAGDVAGASRLLGRPHAVRGEVVHGLKRGRDLGFPTANLSPALEGFVPAEGVYAGWLVDEGMPQDGASAPRSSVRYPAAISIGTNPTFDDIDVRQVEAYVLDETDLDLYGHVVEIEFVARIRGMVAFEGVEPLIETMTADVAKVREELT comes from the coding sequence GTGATCGTCTTCCGGGATCCTCGCGACGTGCCCGCGGGCTTCGGCCCGTCCGTCGTCGCGATCGGCAAGTTCGACGGCGTCCACTCGGGGCACCGCGCGGTCATCGACCGGGCACGGGTGGATGCCGAGGCCTCCGGCGCGCGCGTCGTCGCCGTGACGTTCGACCGCAACCCGCTGGCGCTGCTGCGGCCCGAGCTGTGCCCCGCGAGCCTGGTCGGCGTCGACCAGAAGCTGCGCCTCCTCGCCGATGCGGGTGTGGACGCGACGCTGATGCTGACCTTCGACCGCGCACTGGCCGACCTGGGTGCCCGCGAGTTCGTCGAGCATGTGCTCGTCGGCGCACTGGGCGTGCGGATCGTGATGGTCGGCGCCGACTTCCGCTTCGGCCGCGGCGGTGCGGGCAACCCCGAACTCCTCCGCGAACTGGGTCGCGAGTTCGGCTTCGACGTCGACGTCGTCGACGACGTGCGTGCGATCGACGCCGGGCGCCGCGTGTCGTCGACGTGGGTGCGCGAGCTTCTCGATGCCGGAGATGTCGCCGGTGCCTCCCGCCTGCTCGGGCGCCCGCACGCCGTGCGCGGCGAGGTGGTGCACGGGCTCAAGCGGGGGCGCGACCTCGGCTTCCCCACGGCGAATCTGTCGCCGGCGCTCGAGGGCTTCGTGCCCGCCGAGGGCGTCTACGCCGGTTGGCTGGTCGACGAAGGGATGCCGCAGGACGGCGCATCCGCACCGCGGAGCAGCGTGCGCTACCCGGCCGCGATCAGCATCGGCACGAACCCCACGTTCGACGACATCGATGTGCGCCAGGTCGAGGCGTACGTGCTGGACGAGACGGACCTCGACCTCTACGGACACGTCGTCGAGATCGAGTTCGTGGCGAGGATTCGCGGTATGGTCGCGTTCGAGGGGGTCGAGCCGCTCATCGAGACGATGACCGCCGACGTCGCGAAGGTGCGTGAGGAGCTGACATGA
- a CDS encoding aldehyde dehydrogenase family protein gives MSFLEYAPAPESRAILSLKPEYGLFIDGDFRAGSGEPFATISPADEKHIATIASASEADVDAAVAAARRAYDKTWSKMSGRDRGKYLFRIARLVQERARELAVAESLDNGKPIKESRDVDVPLVAAWFFYYAGWADKLDYAGLGADPRALGVAGQIIPWNFPLLMLAWKIAPALAAGNTVVLKPAETTPLSALIFAEILQQADLPPGVVNIVTGAGPTGAALVRHPDVNKVAFTGSTAVGREIAKAVAGTDKKLTLELGGKAANIVFEDAPIDQAIEGIVNGIFFNQGHVCCAGSRLLVQESVHDEVVDRLKSRLSTLRLGDPLDKNTDIGAINSRAQLDRIRELSKVGEDEGAERWSAPCVIPDNGFWFAPTIFTNVQASHRIARDEIFGPVLSVLTFRTPAEAIEKANNTPYGLSAGIWTDKGSRILAVADRLRAGVVWANTFNRFDPSSPFGGYKESGYGREGGRHGLAAYLKGAASVSPRSLSERGTSETKRESARSKKEVSA, from the coding sequence ATGAGTTTCCTCGAATACGCGCCCGCCCCCGAGTCCCGCGCGATCCTGTCCCTCAAGCCCGAGTACGGGCTGTTCATCGACGGTGACTTCCGCGCCGGGTCGGGCGAGCCGTTCGCCACGATCTCGCCGGCGGACGAGAAGCACATCGCCACGATCGCCTCGGCGAGCGAAGCGGATGTCGATGCCGCCGTCGCCGCGGCGCGCCGCGCCTACGACAAGACGTGGTCGAAGATGAGCGGGCGCGACCGCGGCAAGTACCTCTTCCGGATCGCCCGGCTCGTGCAGGAGCGCGCGCGGGAGCTCGCCGTCGCCGAGAGCCTCGACAACGGCAAGCCGATCAAGGAGAGCCGCGATGTCGACGTGCCGCTCGTCGCCGCATGGTTCTTCTACTACGCCGGGTGGGCCGACAAGCTCGACTACGCGGGCCTCGGCGCCGACCCGCGAGCCCTCGGGGTCGCCGGGCAGATCATTCCCTGGAACTTCCCGCTGCTGATGCTGGCGTGGAAGATCGCCCCGGCGCTCGCCGCCGGCAACACCGTCGTCCTGAAGCCCGCCGAGACGACGCCGCTGTCGGCGCTCATCTTCGCCGAGATCCTGCAGCAGGCGGACCTGCCGCCGGGCGTGGTCAACATCGTGACAGGCGCCGGGCCGACCGGTGCGGCCCTGGTGCGGCATCCCGACGTGAACAAGGTCGCCTTCACGGGTTCCACCGCCGTCGGGCGCGAGATCGCGAAGGCGGTAGCCGGCACCGACAAGAAGCTCACCCTCGAACTCGGCGGCAAGGCCGCGAACATCGTGTTCGAAGACGCGCCGATCGACCAGGCGATCGAGGGCATCGTCAACGGCATCTTCTTCAACCAGGGGCACGTGTGCTGCGCCGGCAGCCGTCTGCTGGTGCAGGAGTCGGTCCACGACGAGGTCGTCGATCGCCTGAAGTCCCGCCTGTCGACGCTGCGCCTGGGCGACCCGCTCGACAAGAACACCGACATCGGTGCGATCAACTCGCGCGCGCAGCTCGACCGCATCCGCGAGCTCAGCAAGGTCGGCGAGGACGAGGGCGCCGAGCGCTGGAGCGCGCCGTGCGTCATTCCCGACAACGGCTTCTGGTTCGCCCCGACGATCTTCACGAACGTGCAGGCCAGCCATCGCATCGCCCGCGACGAGATCTTCGGACCGGTGCTGTCGGTGCTGACCTTCCGCACGCCCGCCGAGGCGATCGAGAAGGCGAACAACACCCCGTACGGCCTCTCGGCCGGCATCTGGACCGACAAGGGCTCGCGCATCCTCGCCGTCGCCGACCGCCTGCGGGCCGGTGTGGTCTGGGCGAACACCTTCAACCGGTTCGACCCGTCGTCGCCGTTCGGCGGCTACAAGGAATCGGGCTACGGCCGCGAGGGCGGTCGCCACGGGCTGGCGGCGTATCTCAAGGGCGCGGCATCCGTATCCCCCCGGTCGTTGAGCGAGCGAGGAACGAGCGAGACGAAACGCGAATCCGCCCGCTCGAAGAAGGAGGTCTCCGCATGA